One Coregonus clupeaformis isolate EN_2021a unplaced genomic scaffold, ASM2061545v1 scaf2209, whole genome shotgun sequence DNA segment encodes these proteins:
- the LOC121541312 gene encoding uncharacterized protein LOC121541312 has protein sequence MDPLITIVLVVTAAAAQVSAMVCNLSQENGTHQCYGALGESLSLHLGSHISNDQISLKKGDKRVLNFKTGEDWRSKLPQDYMNRSQFINDGTFRLDRVIEDDSGDYQLEIHNSEGTMMLRVNMLLVIQAPVSEPVLSHLCLPHGETVVTCSSEGDGLQYSWTLNGQNLTRSVAYDHYQNFVITLKSDVTGTLTCMVQNNVSSSNSTIDLPLACPVVSSQFPFVAVPVALTVGTFTLLLALFVGINHLCKKRRSRFDTSENGYEGVVYTVVKIGKQRNPARKQRPPATEMVEYGQIKMAVNPDVAASP, from the exons ATGGATCCTCTGATTACTATAGTTCTGGTggtgacagcagcagcagcacaag TTAGTGCCATGGTCTGTAATCTCTCTCAAGAGAATGGAACTCACCAATGCTATGGGGCTTTGGGAGAATCATTGTCCTTACACCTTGGTTCACACATTAGCAATGACCAAATAAGCTTGAAGAAAGGTGATAAACGTGTTCTAAACTTCAAAACTGGAGAAGACTGGAGATCTAAATTGCCTCAGGATTATATGAATCGCTCTCAGTTCATTAATGATGGAACATTCAGACTGGACAGAGTTATAGAGGACGACTCTGGAGATTACCAATTGGAAATACATAATTCAGAGGGAACAATGATGCTCAGAGTCAACATGCTACTGGTGATACAAG cCCCGGTGTCAGAGCCAGTGTTGTCTCACCTCTGTCTGCCTCATGGAGAGACCGTGGTCACATGTTCTTCAGAGGGAGATGGTCTTCAGTACAGCTGGACCCTGAACGGCCAGAATCTGACCAGGAGTGTAGCCTATGACCACTACCAGAACTTTGTCATCACGTTGAAGAGTGATGTGACAGGAACCCTGACCTGTATGGTTCAGAATAATGTTAGCAGCAGCAACTCTACTATTGATCTCCCCTTGGCCTGCCCAG TTGTCTCTTCCCAGTTTCCTTTTGTAGCTGTGCCAGTGGCTCTGACTGTTGGAACTTTCACATTACTTCTTGCACTGTTTGTCGGTATTAACCATCTATGCAAGAAACGAAGATCCAGATTTGATACTTCAG AAAACGGTTATGAGGGTGTTGTATACACTGTTGTGAAAATAGGCAAGCAAAGAAATCCAGCAAGGAAGCAGAGGCCCCCAGCCACAGAGATGGTGGAGTATGGACAGATCAAAATGGCTGTGAACCCGGATGTGGCAGCCAGCCCATAG